A window of Plasmodium malariae genome assembly, chromosome: 12 genomic DNA:
CGTATCTATGTGTGTGTCTATACGTGTGTTTATGCTTGTGTTCATGTGTGTCCGTGTACGCGTCCGTGcgtttattttctctttttctttaactttttctttttttttccgccTTTTGTGTTGTTCTGCAAGGAAGAAGAAAAGATACTCCACAGTGTTATGaagtagtaataaaaaaatatacttatcaCAATTGTACAATGTGCAGTGCACTGGTAGCTCCGACTTCTCATTGTATGCTATTAAATTGAcgtttaaatttaaaagaagaaaaataatattaagatTTGAAATTAAACAAGCTTTATGTATTAACgtattttcattatcatccctaatattaaaatttattaacttCTTCCATACATCATGCACAAACATTTTATCCTTGCAGTTAACAACTCCCTTTTTTTCACTTAAATTTTTCTGTATATCTCTTAAAACATAATTTCCGTAAATCTTTTCTAAATCTTTTAaggacttttttttttttttattactttttacgAATTCGAAAAAGTGCTCATTTATGTCTTTCCCTAATAAGGGCATGTTATCATTCGAGGGCTTACAATCTTCCTCCTTCAGCTGGGTCAACACAACATCGGCATCTGTACCTCCCTTACCAGTACATAAGCTGGCATTATAGTCCTCCTCACCAATATCCTTATCATCAATGTTAACCTCGTTATCATCACGACTACAGTTCCTGCGAGCAACTACACTTGTATTGATTTGCTTAACACTACTACACAAATGGTCATTCGACATTTTTCCCTTCAGTGTGCACTCTTCATTACATACATCGTAAGGTATAACATCTGcgtgtttttcattttgttcctCATCATATGAACagtaaaattctttttttaaaaattgatcTACTTCTTTTTCATCAGAGGAATTACTTAAACAACTTATACTTTTTGCACTGCTAACACTACCACTGTTATCTGACAAGAGAACGTAGTTATCTATTTtatctttccttttttttctattcctAACTTTAAcaagtttatttttaactaaTGTTTTTACATTGTTATAGTaatcattaatataaatcGTTGGTATAATAAcatgtttaaaaaatggggttttaaaataaagttttttaaaattgcttttttttttttttttctttccttctAAAGTCTTCGTACATTTTTCCTTCTccaataaattattctttttttcatcttctaGTGAGTTGGCATATTTTGCTTCCACCACAGagttatcatttttattatcatttttattatcatttttattatcatttttattaccatttttattaccatttttattaccatttttattaccatttttattaccatttttattaccatttttattaccatttttattactattattagtagcagtattattttcttttttttttttttttttcttctttttttcttcacatTGTGATATGTTTCAAAAAAGTTTCtggaaaaagaaaacgaGGGCAGAGCGTGATAGAATAATACATTTCTGAGTATCCTAAAAATACGTTCATGATATTTCTTTATGTATATtcttgaaaataaaatttttataaaattttcgtTTGAAAATACGTCAAAAAAGTATGCTGTGCAAAGTGTAAGAGGAGATCTACCACTTGAATCGTATTTGCAGCTGTCACATAACACACTGATACTGTTATGACGACTTAAGTTGTCGGTGTTACTGAATTCGTTACTACCGTTGTTATAGCTACTCGTCTTGTTGTTATCGTTATTATTACTTCCCTggtgaattttttttaagtcgTCAAAATCGTTACTTGAGTTTAAGCAgttttttgcttttatttcGTCTAATATTCTTAACTTAAAAATTAGAGTGTAAAAATTATTGGgcaaatttaatatatgcttataaaaatttttatatattctcaAGTCATTATTTCTTAGACATTTTATGTAGTGATGAATATACGggtaatataaaagtaaaaagcatatataagatttacaataataaaagcaAGTTTCTAGCGCGttcttattttcataattgaCATCATTAATAATGTTTCTATATTcgctttttaatatataacaaatgtagcttattttgttattaataatgtTTAATGTTAAcaaattatcttttttttttttttttagtttatcCAATTCATATTCGTAACGAATATTTCGTTTATCCTTtaaaatttccattttttcaccagcatatttttgtaaacggaaaaaaaaaaaggaaagaatgaacgaatgaaagtataaaagaaagaagagGGAGGGGTTGTTAAAACGTAATGCTGTACGGCATACGCATATCAGAATATACGCTCTTAAACTGTAAACGTATATACCTCCGTATGGatgtatattcttttatatactACTATTTCATAGAGCCAGTTTTATGTACAAATTATACTTGTACATACTTATTGCAATCAAATATAACAACAAAAAGTAAAGGTAACGTGAAAAAAACCTGCCAGTGAAGGTCTAAGCATTTAGCGCTTGAACGTAAACATACAAATGGGAAACaacaaataatgaaataattataacaatgaAACAAGTCAAAATTTTAGCATACTCAGGTAAAAGGAAAAACCTAAAAACGATgtcaaaaaatgaaacgtTTTACAACACattgtatacgtatatatacctatacataatatatacatatacatacataatatatacatatacatacatatacatacatatacatacatatacatacatatacatacatatacatacatatacatacatatacatacatatacatacatatacatacatatacatacatatacatacatatacatatatatatatatacatatatatacatatacatatttatacatatacatatttatacatatacatatttatacatatacatacatatatatatacatatttatacatatacatatttatacatatacatacatatatatatacatattatacatatatttatacctAATATATCAAGCgtaattatatagaaaaataaaactttgCTGATTAAaaatcttaaaaaaatatgaaagtttaaaaaaatagtttcacaaaaaataagcagtaaataataattttaaatatccaagaaaaaaaaaacaaattgtgaaagaaaagaaataataagaaaaaataaaagcaaaataacaagataaaatacgaaaaaaatagcaagaaatacgaaaaaaaaatattacgaaAGAAAAATACTGATTGCGTCATATACGCCAAATAAtaccattattatatacatacatacgtacatacataaaaaaatgaataaaataaataaaattaatatatagtacgtatatgttaaaaatttttacattttttactagtagaaaggaaaaaaaaaaaaaaaaaaaaaaagagcaggTGActaatatgcataaatattgttttcttttaaatttgttaatattattatttacatacaaAGAGATATTCTCAACAAAGCTGTAAATAATTATCGgacatttttttgtatacgTTTGTAACTAATTATActtacataatatttaatatatacacatgtaatatatgcatacgaTTTATACCATATGTGTACAAAACATTTTTGGTCTGTACttcttttcccttttaaCCATTTCattgtaattttaaataaaaaaaaaataaattatgaaatatatatacaaaaaatccACGTCgaattttttgaattcaaagggtatattattaactgtacatacaaaaataaaaaattgaactaAATCGATCAAATCAAACAGAGAGTAATAAAATTGTACATTATACATGcccttttaaaaattgatttttttaaagaacatATTGGGAGAAAAGCGGCATAGAGAAACAGCCGAATAAAAGCGAATAGCAAACAAggcaaaaaaatgaattactACAATCAAAAAATCATTAATAGGGCAAATAATAGAaacgataataataaagagtCAAATTTTGCTAATgctgaaaataatttaagtaCAAGTCCATttagtttaaataaaaacttgTACGACAACAATCCTTATAGCAAACCTAGTAACATATTTCCGAGTACAccatttgaaaataatttatatacaaataattcgcaaaagaaaaatttaaattacatTGACATTAACACTagcagtaacagtaacataAACAGCTACGGTAAAAGTATTATCTCTAGCAGTATACATAATAAccataatatacaaaataacagtaataataatgttaatattaataataactatAGCAACAGTGGTAGTAACTACATTAACGTGGTAGCTACAAACCCATTCAACAATCAGACAAATGCACACAGTGATGTAATTAATAAAGACAGTGATACTTTTTTCAGTAATTATAGTTCTTCAAAAAAGAGtaacataaaagaaaatgaacaTAAACAGGAAAAAGACGAGGATGAAGAAGACGAACTACCATTACTGGAAGAACTTGGAATTAACTTTGATTTGATTTCTAAAAGAATGAAATCagtttttatgttttacaAGTTAGACACAGTCATTTTATGCATCACACCAGACTTCCTATTAATACATGCGTTCACATTTACGTTTACATGATTGTTCATGTACGCGTttgtacatatgcacatgtgCGTATTTGCCATGTTGACGTTACTAGCATGGAGTAGTCAACTTAACATTTCCtactcttcttttttcccgTAGAATTGATGATactttatttgaaaattcgGATTTATCGGGTCCTTTAATTATTGTTCTTTCCCTAGGatttatactattattaGTAAGAATTAAACAATTACGAAAATGTCatataacaaaaagaaaaagaaaaagaaaaaaggatgattctatttttttttttttttttaatttattttcatcagGCTGGAAAAGCATCCTTCAGTTACATTTACTTAATTGGAATTGTCAGTAGCCttagtatatatttgctACTAAATATGATGAGCCAGGTTAGAAATGGAAGGAAAATATGCTTGTCACACATGTGCATACTGCATGTggacgtatatatacatacatgcacatatacatattagtACGTATACATATCTGTACGTACACATATTTGTATGCGTTAAAACTTACCATCAACAGTAACCATATATGTCTATTTGTGTTTTCTCCGAATTTTTGTTAACACTTCTCAGAATGCTACATTGGACTTGTATCGAACAATAAGTATGTTAGGATACGCTTTGCTCCCTTTGGTTATTTTGTCTCTTATTTCGatcattattaatttacGGTAAAAATGAGATGTTTAcatgagtatatatatttatatacatatgagaAAAATTGAGAATTACGTTAAAATAGTTTACActagaaaaaacaaaaaaaaaaaaaaaaaaaaaaaaaaaaaaaaaaataataataataataataataataataataataataataataataataataataataataataataataataataataataataataataataataataataataataataataataataataataataataataataataataataataataataataataataataataataataaataaataaataaataatatataaataatatataaataataaataatatataaataataaataaataataaatctataaaagaaaatgaaaatatgtgAATACAGAACAAAGTACGAAATAAATCAGAATAAGCTGATAAGAGAAACACaaaatacatgaaaaaaaaaaaaaaatttattatttacacaGGTCAAATAGGGGATACTCCATTTCCTTTTTCTGCATATCATGGTCTGCTTTAACGGCCTCAAGATTTTTTGAAGTGgtattactaaaaaaatatttttttaagaataatgTGGTGTGTATAGTTACTCATACGTGTATGTAGCACCCCGTCTGCTACGTGATTACAAATGCGTGTGTTTATTACACTTGTGTATATGTCCATGTTTGCATGTGTTTGTGTTCATGTACTTGTTTATCTGTATCccatgtgtgtgtgtatatttatgtgcacACCTACACCCTCgtatgttatatatgtaccaCTTCTCCTTCTTTGTACCCACCCCCTCATATTAGGCACTCCGGATGAACAGCCAAAGATATCTTGTGGCTTATCCCATATTTTTACTGTACTCTTGTTTTGcgttaattattattttttagtgatcttattctttttaatatttttaagtcatttttttctagttttttttgaatttttaattcCTCCTTAAGCAGAATTTCATTTTCGTCATCACAGTAAccaaaataatgaatatttacaaatttttctaaatttcttttttccttttttttttttaaaactaacTTCCTCCGATCATCGCTCTCTTTGAATAATAACTCTCGTACCCCTTTCAAATTTTTAGCTGCTCCaaagtatttataattattgtttCCTTTTAGTTCACTACCTGCAAAAAGGGGGTGGGGGTAAAAGCATACATACTGAAATAAGACAAGAATAGTGTAGATGAAATTCgtacaaaaagaaatttatataaaataaaagcataAAATGCAATACATAAtgataacagtaataataataaataaaatgtacaaatgaaattttaataaaaatggcaAAATCTTTCAGTTTGATCTTTTCAAACATACAATGCGCGTTGATCAATGTGTTCGACTCAGTTTGATAATCAGGTCCACCAAgctgcaaaaaaaaaaaaaaaaaaaaaaaaaaaaaagaaaagaatgatgatgataatacTAATAATGCAGATGAATAAGTTAATACTAAAAATTGccaataaaaattgaaaaggaGGTAAGGTACAAAAACACCTGTTTGCGGCACTGTCATAGTGTTCATTTAGTtgcatataatttaaaaaaaaaaaatttcctctTTGTACCTCTATAATTCTTATTTcccatttattttttatagaaattaatttatttatttgatcATTTAATTCTCGTATGTGTTGATCACTCAAACTGTAATTTTGTATTTCCTTAATCTTGCTACATATTTCTTTGATTATGTATTTACGGCTGCAAAATGAGTGATAAATTACAGACACAAATGAACactcatatgtatatacatatatatatatgtgtatatatgtaaatctATGCACCTTCCCGCGTATGTTcgaaaaattatgtaataaataagcAAAGACAGGAATGATATTGGATGCAGCAATTCGGCatggtaaaattttttttttttaatttgtaaaattgcatttttttttttgcattccTTTTCATTCCTTTGCGCTCCTTTgctttccctttttttgtttaattttccttttttgtatGCTTACTACGATTCGGCTGATTCCAAGTCATCTACTTCGTGGACTCTCTTtggaattttaaaaaaacttttCTTGTCGCTTAACTCCTTTGCTTTTAGCCATTGATTTAACATAGATCTTCCTTTTTCAACATTTCTcgccattttttttttttttttttttttttttaaaagaaaaaaatatggctCATAggatttacaaaaattttatttaaggatataatataatatattttcatatacgCAGGGATGACAACAAAACTTTTTACTATCACGTTTTAACCCAAAATGTTTTATGTcctttcatataaattaaaattgtacGAATATTTCGAGtcatactttttaaaattgtaatttatGTAGTTAAGTATTTTGTTTCTGCTTTTgcttctatatatttatgtaattaaactttttatatttgctgTCCTTCATCCATTTCACTTTCACTAATAGGATTTGACGTACAAGCATTATTGTACATTCTTATagtactttaaaaaaaaaaaaaaaaaaaggaatgaaaaagagggaaaaattggaaaaaggTAATAGCATATTAAAAAgggataaaaagaaaaaaatacattaaattaatacaatACAATACAgtttaatacataataatgcaatataacaaataacaagaaacaaaattaacaaaGGATGATAGAGAAAACCCGAAATGATAGATATCACATGAacaatttttgtaaaataaaatatttttattatggaaaccatatttcaaaaaaacaaaattatagaaTTTGAAAGCTTCAATAAAACATTTGAGTTGTGGAAGAAGTATGTAACCGATGAAGTGTTAACATCGTGCagtgaaaatgaaaaaaacaaaacaaaacaaaataataataataataatgaaagtaggaataataaaataagatcGAAACTTACGTTAAAACTGAAGCCCAAATTGAAGCAAAAATTGAAGTCCAAAtcgataaaaaattttgataaatatGTGCACAAGTGGGgggaaataaatttttttcggcgtcataataattacaataataatgaaaaattcgAGTACGGTAATAACAAGAAACTAGaggaagaaaaagagaaaaaacaatataatcatatacataataattatgactTTGACAGTGATAATAGTTctgcagaaaaaaaaaaaaaagaatttttgcTACACTATATAAGCGTTTATGAAGAACAGCTCGAAAAATTGAGCAAAGACCCCGAAAGCTACTACTCAAATGAAGGAAgtaaagaagaagaaaatggAGAAGCGTGTATAGTAACGTACGAAAATTACATTAATagaaatgttaatataacaACATATACTGGAGATAtccaatttttaaaatttttttattcatccatatgtttaataaaagaaaataaagttCTTATACCATGTGGGCATTATTTATACGAGTTAATATATCCACAAACAGTGTACTCATTTCCTctgataaataaattaaattattatttcgttaagttatatataaataattcttgGTATTTAGTATTTGTAGACTTGACATTACCATATGAtgagaaaaatgaattaatatcATGTTATTCATTAAATGAACGAGAAATATGGACACATATTCTTATGAAAGCACTATACAAGTGCTTCCATGTTTTCCGCTTTTcgaattatcattttttcattattgaAATGTTAACTGGtctaaaatatatcaacACTTCCGCATATAGTATTAATCATACCCTTTACAATAAcaagaatattataaagaGCATTTTGATGCGCCAACAGAATGACTTAAGCGATAGACGCAATTTAAAATCCGTACTCGTATGCGATAAGGAAAATTATCCTTTTGTCAAAGAGGCGGAGAAGAAGGCAGCTAGTGAAGGAAACGTTCAGTCGGAAGAAGTAATTACCACTAGTAATGAAAGAATCAATGATATGAACAAAGGTGATAGTGATAGTGATAGTGATGGTGATAGTAACGGTTGTTGTAGTGATAACCATGGTAAAGGAGATCACTACGTAAGTACGCGTGATAGGGAGGAACAGgaaaattctttttacttCCTCATATGCCCATTTGAAGACAAGGAACATTTAAAGGTAAAATGCGAAAATATGAAGCCACGCAATTGTATAAAATTATctgaatatttaattaataaaaaaaaaaaagatatattaaaaggttataaatatatagacaATCAAGgacatattataatattcaatGCGGAATTAGTACCTGTAGAAAATCCTGCTTTTTACCCAAATGATTCCGAGGGTGAATGCAGTGACTCAAAAAcaggaaaaagaaatatgctATTactagaaaataaaaaaactacaAATGTAAGCAGTGGTACTAATGATGGAACTAATAATATCAGTTGTAATAATAAGAGTGGTAGAAAATATAGCATTATCATAAATGAGAATGTAGAGAACGTCCTCAAGATGTTCAAAGAAATACTATCGTTGGAACAGAGAAAATTGAaacattcaaaaaatattaatgaagattctgataataaaaatatcaaatgTAGCAGCTTGAAGCAAGTCAAAAGGGTAAACTTCTTTTATCACCATTGAACACGTGCacgcgtacatatatataagcataattgtgtatatgtaaaaagaaaaatttctCTTCTTTCATTTTCAATTGTTATCAATTAGTTCTGCTAGGCAAAAATAGTCACACCAATCATACAACTCAACTCATATAAGTTCAGAGTAGACCATTCCTTCTGAGTTGCGTCATGGACGAAATATAGCCCTTGTTTCGTTAGGGGGTACCCTATATACACCCACGTACGTGATACTGTGAGTGAATACGTA
This region includes:
- the YIP1 gene encoding protein transport protein YIP1, putative; translated protein: MNYYNQKIINRANNRNDNNKESNFANAENNLSTSPFSLNKNLYDNNPYSKPSNIFPSTPFENNLYTNNSQKKNLNYIDINTSSNSNINSYGKSIISSSIHNNHNIQNNSNNNVNINNNYSNSGSNYINVVATNPFNNQTNAHSDVINKDSDTFFSNYSSSKKSNIKENEHKQEKDEDEEDELPLLEELGINFDLISKRMKSVFMFYKIDDTLFENSDLSGPLIIVLSLGFILLLAGKASFSYIYLIGIVSSLSIYLLLNMMSQNATLDLYRTISMLGYALLPLVILSLISIIINLRSNRGYSISFFCISWSALTASRFFEVALRMNSQRYLVAYPIFLLYSCFALIIIF
- the ISY1 gene encoding pre-mRNA-splicing factor ISY1, putative, which codes for MARNVEKGRSMLNQWLKAKELSDKKSFFKIPKRVHEVDDLESAESYRKYIIKEICSKIKEIQNYSLSDQHIRELNDQINKLISIKNKWEIRIIELGGPDYQTESNTLINAHCSELKGNNNYKYFGAAKNLKGVRELLFKESDDRRKLVLKKKKEKRNLEKFVNIHYFGYCDDENEILLKEELKIQKKLEKNDLKILKRIRSLKNNN